The following are from one region of the Amycolatopsis sp. QT-25 genome:
- a CDS encoding non-ribosomal peptide synthetase, protein MLTLTGAQLGIWTAQRLEPDSPYYVVGDVVEIDGETAVDVDALTEAIRATAEEADSLRLRVFDTADGPRQVVSDDAVPSPAVVDLRGEADPVAAAQTRVDAERRRVAEACRDMVDRPLFAHLVLRLSESHVWFTQLGHHLVFDGYTAAMLARRTAARYTASVLGKEVPPSTFARFADLVETDRDYRTSERFERDREYWRERFTPLPDLDDGSGASGPPENTVTARSVLPASDLARLRELGKRAGTTWGDALIACYAAFLHRVLGWTDVVFAMPLMCREGAALRTPAMAVNVLPLRVTVLPEDSATELTARVAGALKEMRTHQRYRGEDLPQDLAVPGAGALLHGRGINLKAFDLKLDFAGSHGTMRNVAGGPPEDMGLSVLPTSDGGLLLGFEVDARTHDQAAVDAKLTALRCLIIALTEPDGPAVGGADLVPAGERGALLEAWTTPAPDADLLGVPELLAELDPGRTALVSGDERLTAGELVDRVHRLARALRARGVGPDDVVALALPRSADLVVALLAVLDAGAAFLPLDLAHPAERLRELATEAGAVLTIALDAEIVPGPQLLLGKTDLSTLDSSPLEIPRHPDHLAYVIFTSGSTGRPKGVLGRVGGLATLLRHHRATTVAETERAAGRRLRVAHTYSFAFDSALDQLMWLLFGHELHVYGTDVARDADELLAAFARDRIDVVDTTPSMAAPLVDAGLLDGPHRPTLLVLGGEATPPALWHRVVASGVRARNMYGPTEATVDGAGSWLDTGEPTIGTAVPGTAVRVLDAALRPAPAGSPGELYLAGPHLARGYLGRPGATAERFVADPFGAPGDRMYRTGDLVRWVPGRGLEYLGRRDGQVKVRGHRVELGEVEAALVAVPGVRAAAAAVRGPRLVGYVVGEVDPDEVRAELAGRVPEHLVPAAVVVLDTLPLTANGKIDRAALPAPRAAAGRTAATERERLLCATIAEVIGVEEVAVDDDFFALGGDSITAISVSSRLRAHGLDLRPRDLLARRSFEALAAASAEIGGPAAPPDEPVGEVPAPPIVRALLDPHPDVRTVAGYTQWTAIRLAGGLPPALLTEGVQTLLDHHDVLRLQVDDELRVRERGAVKASDVVVEATGEPAEVAARLAGSLDPRTGVLKVALLPDHLVIVLHHLAVDGVSWRILLPDLRAACDGEPLAPVGTSWRRHALDLAEQGHSGARRGELEHWRGALDGPRLGHRPLDRAVDTVATARRSVTLASPEQTDAVLNSLPAAYRAGPDDVLLAALVLALRTWRRAPVEAESVSLEGHGRDRHGMDLSRTVGWFTAEHPLRVPAGAVAATTDRDSALEGGAAAGRLLRAAKEAKRAVPDDGVGFGVLRYLDPLTRDELAAVPPPDVVLNYLGRFAALPGTGWRLPEEDPFAVTEPAAKSLEQVLALNCFVREDGRPRLAVEWTAAGEVLPEESVAALQEAWSRTLEALAAHAARIGPDGGGLTPSDLPLVGLDQADIDTLERRGRVEDVLPATPLQTGLSFHTLARGTEDTDVYVVQAVTLLSGALDAGRMREAAAEVLRRHPALRVHLHTTDGGEVVQVVPAEVTLDWRHASVSPEQVADECRAELARPFDPAAPPLIRFLLLTLGPDEHRLVLTNHHALLDGWSMPLVGRTLLATYAELGGGPAAPVAPPLSEYHRVLGERDPDAALEAWREALAGLDEGTRLAPASAESTVERPDRVTVELGEEFSERLRAFARERGITPTTVFQTAWGVLLARLTGRRDVVFGCPVSGRPADVPGVERMIGQLGSTIPVRVRFGAAETAATVLERVHTESVRLTDHHHAGLPDIQRAAGVGDLFDTMLVMENFPLSSRARTTLAPGLDLVGVDITDATHYPLTVIVLPGDEFTVGLGYQPQAFTREEAESYGRWLRAVLTEIVTDPARPVARLRALDADEERAMLRLGEGPEPKRQRGGMLAEFGRWVRETPDAEAVVCRDRSLTYAELDRRANRLANTLIDAGVRPQDPVAVLLRRDVDLVVALFGVIKAGAVHVPMDPDYPADRLAYMLDDIGPAAVVSTSDVEGLPVVNPASLSAKDTDPAVRLGEDALAYVIYTSGTTGKPKGVAVPHRGVPSLIALQEDIVGIGIAERYLHFASTSFDVAFWQFMLPLLSGGTSVIAPEEVRISGDDLLAYAAEHRVTGLNLLPSFLSAMPDDATVDPDVFFVVGAERLDPELARRWGNRRALFNAYGPTEVTINSVTWHYDPADPGPLPIGRPDPEVRAYVLDGGLLPVGTNVTGELYLAGPKLAQGYVGRAALTAERFVADPFGPPGERMYRTGDLVRWRPDGQIVFLGRADHQVKLRGFRIELGEIETALTAHDDVRASAVIVREDRLVAYFVPVDGTEPEAAALREHLAAELPAYMVPTAFVALDRLPLGPSGKLDRAALPAPEARSDGGREPATPAEAVLLRVVRELLGPDIGLDDGFLDAGGDSIASLRVVSRARRAGLHLTARDVLEGGTVAGIAARCGAPERAEEAHAVGDAPLTPIMRDLLLRAGKAADGFCQWTEICVPSAADVPRWRSVLDAVLARHDVLRAHLVEDALRVPDVGVVTGADVLTAVRASGDPRAVLDARVERIVARMDPRTGPLLRAVLVDAGPERPGRLLLVAHHLVADAVTWRVLLDDVEQAFHGNTLHRRGQSFLGWARSLRAAAPHRADEVPYWGEIAAAPATTLGRAGLDPARDTVATARHHRIDIGEDTTHAVLTALPAAYRTGPDTVLLTALARAVAAWRGIAADLLVAVESHGRPGHMPDFAGTVDLAQTAGWFTAVHPARIAPPAGSLPEALRAVRDHLRAAGDGLGHGILGVGGPRPEIAWNYLGRFPEAPVEETLWQRPPDADPLGSGGGAEMPLPYALTVNAMVPDGGTLGVRFTWPSALFTEDEIAVLGEHFRRELDALAADVPGPGEVLPLTPLQEVILRESRAAEEDPYPVQAAFTLSGDLDVEALRTAATALVRRQPNLGAVFPASHEVQVIPVEPRAGFRVREVSELDTALDEELAEPFDLAHGPLWRVAVLRHGPGSQTLVLTGHHLLSDGWSAPRILGELFALYAGKPLPEPVPPTRYTRLLAAADHSADIRAWRVELDGLPEGDHLPRTGGSGDPALFTVDGRLVAELTRLGSSRGLTVNTLLQGAWAAVLATHAGRPDVSFGVMTSNRTSDVDGVEEIIGLLANSVPVRARFTGTVAEALADVQARQQAMAAHHRIGLPELASLAGRERLFDSLLVFENYPVDPAKLREPAPGLTVSGTRFRERTHHPVSVTVVPGEHGWEGVLYARDADARSLAGALVGFLRELPSWLDGDAARFVGER, encoded by the coding sequence ATGCTGACCCTCACCGGAGCCCAGCTGGGCATCTGGACCGCGCAACGCCTCGAACCCGACTCGCCCTACTACGTCGTCGGTGACGTCGTCGAAATCGACGGCGAGACGGCCGTCGACGTCGACGCGCTGACCGAGGCGATCCGGGCGACCGCCGAGGAGGCCGACAGCCTGCGGTTGCGCGTCTTCGACACGGCGGACGGGCCACGTCAGGTGGTGTCGGACGACGCGGTGCCGTCGCCCGCGGTGGTGGATCTGCGTGGTGAGGCCGATCCGGTGGCCGCGGCGCAGACACGGGTCGACGCCGAACGCCGACGTGTCGCCGAGGCGTGCCGCGACATGGTGGACCGGCCGCTGTTCGCCCATCTCGTACTGCGGCTTTCCGAATCGCACGTGTGGTTCACCCAGCTCGGGCACCATCTGGTGTTCGACGGCTACACCGCGGCGATGCTCGCGCGCCGGACGGCCGCCCGCTACACCGCTTCGGTCCTGGGCAAGGAAGTGCCGCCCTCGACGTTCGCGCGGTTCGCCGATCTCGTCGAGACCGATCGTGACTACCGCACCAGTGAACGCTTCGAGCGGGATCGGGAGTACTGGCGCGAGCGATTCACGCCGTTGCCGGACCTCGACGACGGCAGTGGTGCTTCGGGACCTCCGGAAAACACGGTGACCGCCCGATCGGTCTTGCCCGCTTCCGACCTGGCCCGGTTGCGAGAGCTGGGCAAACGCGCCGGGACGACCTGGGGCGACGCGCTGATCGCGTGCTACGCGGCCTTTCTGCACCGTGTGCTCGGCTGGACCGACGTCGTGTTCGCGATGCCGTTGATGTGCCGGGAAGGCGCGGCGCTCCGGACCCCGGCGATGGCGGTCAACGTGCTCCCCCTGCGGGTCACGGTGCTCCCGGAGGACTCGGCGACCGAGCTGACCGCACGGGTCGCGGGCGCGCTGAAGGAAATGCGTACACACCAGCGGTATCGCGGCGAAGATCTCCCGCAGGACCTGGCGGTGCCCGGTGCCGGGGCGCTGCTGCACGGCCGCGGCATCAACCTCAAGGCGTTCGATCTGAAGCTCGACTTCGCCGGCTCGCACGGCACGATGCGCAACGTCGCCGGGGGACCGCCCGAGGACATGGGCCTGTCGGTGCTCCCGACCTCGGACGGCGGGTTGCTGCTCGGCTTCGAGGTCGACGCGCGGACCCACGACCAGGCCGCCGTCGACGCCAAGCTGACCGCGCTGCGCTGCCTGATCATCGCGCTGACCGAACCGGACGGCCCGGCCGTCGGTGGCGCCGACCTCGTTCCGGCGGGGGAGCGGGGCGCGTTGCTGGAGGCGTGGACGACGCCCGCTCCGGACGCAGACCTTCTCGGCGTACCCGAACTCCTCGCCGAACTCGACCCGGGGCGGACGGCCCTGGTGTCCGGTGACGAACGGCTGACCGCGGGCGAACTCGTCGATCGGGTGCACCGGCTCGCGCGGGCCCTGCGGGCTCGCGGTGTCGGTCCCGACGACGTCGTCGCGCTGGCGCTGCCGCGGTCCGCGGACCTCGTCGTCGCCTTGCTGGCGGTGCTCGACGCCGGGGCCGCGTTCCTGCCACTGGACCTCGCGCATCCGGCCGAGCGGCTGCGGGAACTCGCCACCGAAGCCGGCGCGGTGCTCACGATCGCCCTGGACGCGGAGATCGTGCCCGGGCCGCAGCTGCTGCTCGGCAAAACCGATCTGTCCACTCTGGACTCCTCGCCGCTGGAGATTCCGCGGCATCCCGACCATCTCGCGTACGTCATCTTCACCTCCGGCTCGACCGGGCGCCCCAAGGGTGTGCTCGGCCGGGTCGGCGGGCTGGCGACGCTGCTGCGTCATCACCGCGCGACCACGGTCGCCGAGACCGAACGCGCCGCGGGCAGGCGGCTCCGGGTCGCGCACACCTATTCGTTCGCCTTCGACTCCGCGCTCGACCAGCTGATGTGGCTGCTGTTCGGGCACGAACTCCACGTCTACGGCACCGACGTCGCCCGTGACGCCGACGAACTGCTGGCCGCGTTCGCCCGCGACCGGATCGACGTCGTCGACACCACGCCGTCGATGGCCGCGCCGCTCGTCGACGCCGGCCTGCTCGACGGCCCGCACCGGCCCACGCTGCTCGTCCTCGGCGGCGAGGCGACTCCGCCCGCGCTCTGGCACCGGGTCGTGGCGTCCGGGGTCCGCGCCCGCAACATGTACGGCCCGACCGAGGCCACTGTGGACGGTGCCGGATCCTGGCTGGACACCGGGGAACCGACGATCGGGACCGCGGTCCCCGGTACGGCGGTGCGGGTGCTCGACGCCGCGCTGCGCCCGGCGCCCGCGGGTTCACCGGGCGAGCTGTACCTCGCCGGACCGCATCTGGCCCGCGGTTACCTCGGCCGCCCCGGCGCGACCGCCGAACGGTTCGTCGCCGATCCGTTCGGCGCGCCCGGAGACCGGATGTACCGCACGGGTGACCTCGTCCGCTGGGTGCCCGGCCGGGGGCTGGAGTATCTGGGCCGCCGCGACGGCCAGGTGAAGGTGCGCGGCCACCGCGTCGAACTGGGCGAGGTCGAGGCCGCGCTGGTGGCCGTTCCCGGAGTGCGTGCGGCGGCGGCCGCCGTGCGCGGGCCGAGGCTCGTCGGCTACGTCGTCGGCGAGGTCGACCCGGACGAGGTCCGTGCCGAGCTCGCCGGCCGGGTGCCCGAGCATCTGGTGCCCGCCGCGGTGGTCGTGCTCGACACGCTTCCGTTGACCGCCAACGGCAAGATCGACCGGGCCGCGTTGCCCGCCCCGCGCGCCGCGGCCGGTCGCACCGCGGCCACCGAACGCGAACGACTGCTGTGCGCCACCATCGCCGAGGTGATCGGCGTCGAAGAGGTCGCCGTCGACGACGACTTCTTCGCGCTGGGCGGCGACAGCATCACCGCGATCAGCGTCAGCAGCAGGCTGCGCGCGCACGGTCTCGACCTGCGACCGCGCGACCTGCTGGCCCGCCGCAGTTTCGAAGCGCTGGCCGCGGCGAGCGCGGAGATCGGCGGGCCGGCCGCACCGCCGGACGAACCCGTTGGTGAGGTACCCGCCCCGCCGATCGTCCGCGCCCTGCTCGACCCGCATCCGGACGTCAGGACCGTCGCCGGGTACACGCAATGGACCGCGATCCGGCTCGCCGGGGGTCTCCCTCCCGCTCTGCTGACCGAAGGTGTCCAAACGCTGCTGGACCATCACGACGTCCTCCGGCTGCAAGTGGATGACGAATTGCGGGTCCGGGAACGCGGCGCGGTGAAGGCGTCCGACGTGGTCGTCGAGGCGACCGGCGAACCCGCCGAGGTGGCGGCGCGACTCGCGGGCTCGCTCGATCCCCGAACCGGGGTGCTCAAGGTCGCGTTGCTGCCGGATCACCTCGTCATCGTGCTCCACCACCTCGCGGTCGACGGTGTCTCCTGGCGGATCCTGCTGCCGGACCTGCGCGCCGCGTGCGACGGCGAACCGCTCGCACCGGTCGGGACATCTTGGCGCCGGCACGCGCTTGATCTCGCCGAGCAAGGACATTCCGGTGCCCGGCGCGGCGAACTCGAGCATTGGCGCGGCGCGCTCGACGGCCCGCGTCTCGGCCACCGGCCGCTCGACCGGGCCGTCGACACGGTCGCGACCGCGCGGCGTTCGGTCACCCTCGCCTCGCCGGAGCAGACCGACGCGGTGCTCAACAGCCTGCCCGCGGCCTATCGCGCCGGGCCGGACGACGTCCTGCTCGCCGCGCTCGTGCTCGCGCTCCGAACGTGGCGGCGTGCCCCGGTCGAGGCCGAAAGCGTGTCCCTGGAAGGACACGGCCGGGATCGGCACGGGATGGACCTCTCGCGCACCGTCGGCTGGTTCACCGCCGAACATCCCTTGCGCGTACCGGCCGGAGCGGTGGCGGCCACCACGGACCGCGACAGCGCGCTCGAGGGCGGCGCCGCGGCCGGGAGGCTGCTGCGGGCGGCCAAGGAGGCCAAACGCGCCGTCCCGGACGACGGTGTCGGCTTCGGTGTCCTGCGCTACCTCGACCCGCTCACCCGGGACGAACTCGCCGCCGTTCCGCCGCCGGACGTCGTCCTGAACTACCTCGGCCGGTTCGCCGCGCTGCCCGGCACCGGCTGGCGGCTGCCGGAGGAGGACCCGTTCGCGGTCACCGAACCGGCCGCCAAGTCGCTGGAACAGGTGCTGGCGCTGAACTGCTTCGTCCGTGAGGACGGCCGTCCCCGGCTCGCCGTCGAATGGACCGCGGCAGGCGAGGTCTTGCCGGAGGAAAGCGTCGCGGCGCTTCAGGAAGCCTGGTCGCGGACGCTGGAAGCCCTGGCCGCGCACGCGGCGCGGATCGGACCGGACGGCGGTGGGCTCACGCCGTCGGACCTGCCGCTGGTCGGCCTCGACCAGGCCGACATCGACACGCTCGAACGCCGGGGCCGGGTCGAAGACGTGCTGCCCGCGACCCCGTTGCAGACCGGGCTTTCGTTCCACACCCTGGCGCGGGGCACCGAAGACACCGACGTCTACGTGGTGCAGGCCGTCACCCTGCTCAGCGGCGCGCTCGACGCCGGACGCATGCGGGAGGCCGCGGCGGAGGTGCTGAGGCGGCATCCCGCGTTGCGCGTCCACCTGCACACCACCGACGGGGGCGAAGTCGTCCAGGTCGTCCCCGCCGAGGTCACCCTGGACTGGCGGCACGCGAGCGTGTCACCGGAGCAGGTCGCGGACGAGTGCCGCGCCGAACTCGCGCGGCCGTTCGATCCGGCGGCCCCGCCACTGATCCGGTTCTTGCTGCTGACCCTCGGCCCGGACGAGCACCGCCTGGTGCTCACCAACCATCACGCGCTGCTCGACGGCTGGTCGATGCCGCTGGTCGGGCGCACGCTGCTGGCCACCTACGCCGAACTCGGCGGCGGCCCCGCCGCCCCGGTCGCGCCCCCGCTTTCGGAGTACCACCGGGTGCTCGGCGAACGCGACCCGGACGCGGCGCTGGAAGCGTGGCGCGAGGCGCTGGCCGGGCTCGACGAGGGAACCCGGCTCGCCCCGGCGAGTGCCGAGTCCACTGTGGAGCGCCCGGATCGCGTCACCGTGGAACTGGGCGAGGAGTTCAGCGAGCGACTACGTGCTTTCGCCCGCGAACGCGGGATCACCCCGACGACGGTGTTCCAGACCGCCTGGGGAGTGCTGCTCGCCAGGCTGACCGGCCGCCGCGACGTGGTCTTCGGCTGCCCGGTCTCCGGCCGCCCGGCCGACGTGCCCGGAGTCGAGCGCATGATCGGGCAGCTCGGCAGCACGATCCCGGTGCGAGTGCGCTTCGGCGCCGCGGAAACCGCCGCCACCGTCCTGGAGCGTGTGCACACCGAAAGCGTCCGGCTCACCGATCACCATCACGCCGGACTGCCGGACATCCAGCGCGCGGCCGGCGTCGGCGACCTGTTCGACACGATGCTGGTGATGGAGAACTTCCCGCTCTCCAGCCGCGCCCGCACCACCCTGGCGCCCGGGCTGGATCTCGTCGGGGTCGACATCACCGACGCCACGCACTACCCGCTCACGGTGATCGTGCTGCCCGGCGACGAGTTCACCGTCGGCCTCGGCTACCAGCCCCAGGCGTTCACCCGCGAGGAAGCCGAGTCCTACGGCCGCTGGCTGCGTGCCGTGCTGACCGAGATCGTCACCGATCCGGCCAGGCCGGTCGCCCGGTTGCGCGCACTCGACGCCGACGAAGAACGCGCGATGCTGCGTCTCGGGGAAGGACCGGAACCGAAGCGCCAACGTGGCGGCATGCTGGCGGAGTTCGGCCGCTGGGTCCGGGAGACGCCGGACGCCGAGGCCGTCGTGTGCCGCGACCGGAGCCTGACCTACGCCGAACTGGACCGCCGCGCCAACCGGCTGGCGAACACCCTGATCGACGCCGGCGTGCGGCCGCAGGACCCGGTCGCGGTCCTGCTGCGCCGCGACGTCGACCTCGTGGTCGCGTTGTTCGGCGTGATCAAGGCGGGCGCGGTGCACGTGCCGATGGATCCGGACTACCCGGCCGACCGGCTCGCGTACATGCTCGACGACATCGGACCCGCCGCCGTCGTGTCCACTTCGGACGTCGAGGGTCTTCCGGTGGTGAACCCCGCTTCGCTGTCCGCGAAAGACACGGATCCGGCCGTCCGGCTCGGTGAAGACGCGCTCGCCTACGTCATCTACACCTCCGGCACCACCGGCAAGCCCAAGGGCGTGGCGGTGCCGCACCGCGGCGTCCCGAGCCTGATCGCGTTGCAGGAGGACATCGTCGGGATCGGGATCGCCGAACGGTACCTGCACTTCGCCTCGACGAGTTTCGACGTCGCCTTCTGGCAGTTCATGCTGCCGCTGCTGTCCGGCGGCACCTCGGTGATCGCGCCGGAGGAGGTGCGGATCTCCGGTGACGACCTGCTGGCCTACGCCGCCGAGCATCGCGTCACCGGGCTCAACCTGCTGCCTTCGTTCCTTTCCGCGATGCCCGACGACGCGACCGTCGACCCGGACGTGTTCTTCGTCGTCGGTGCCGAACGGCTCGACCCGGAACTGGCGCGGCGCTGGGGGAACCGGCGGGCGCTGTTCAACGCCTACGGGCCGACCGAGGTCACCATCAACTCGGTCACCTGGCACTACGACCCGGCCGATCCCGGGCCGCTGCCGATCGGCCGTCCCGATCCGGAGGTCCGCGCGTACGTGCTCGACGGCGGCCTGCTCCCGGTCGGGACGAACGTCACCGGCGAGCTGTACCTGGCCGGGCCGAAGCTGGCCCAGGGGTACGTCGGCCGGGCCGCGCTGACCGCCGAACGGTTCGTCGCCGACCCGTTCGGGCCGCCGGGGGAGCGCATGTACCGCACCGGCGACCTGGTCCGCTGGCGGCCGGACGGGCAGATCGTCTTCCTCGGCCGCGCCGACCACCAGGTCAAACTGCGTGGGTTCCGGATCGAACTCGGCGAGATCGAGACCGCGCTGACCGCGCACGACGACGTGCGCGCTTCCGCGGTGATCGTCCGGGAAGACCGGCTGGTCGCCTACTTCGTCCCCGTGGACGGCACCGAACCGGAAGCGGCCGCGCTACGCGAACACCTCGCCGCGGAGCTGCCCGCGTACATGGTGCCGACGGCGTTCGTGGCGCTGGACCGGCTTCCGCTCGGTCCGAGCGGCAAACTCGACCGGGCCGCGCTGCCCGCGCCGGAAGCCCGCTCCGATGGCGGGCGCGAACCCGCCACCCCGGCGGAAGCGGTGCTGCTGCGGGTGGTCCGCGAGCTGCTCGGTCCCGACATCGGCTTGGACGACGGGTTCCTGGACGCGGGCGGGGACAGCATCGCCTCGCTGCGGGTGGTCTCCCGTGCCCGTCGCGCAGGGCTGCACCTGACCGCTCGAGACGTCCTCGAAGGCGGCACGGTCGCCGGGATCGCCGCTCGCTGCGGTGCACCCGAACGCGCCGAGGAGGCGCACGCGGTCGGTGACGCCCCGCTTACGCCGATCATGCGAGATCTGTTGCTGCGTGCGGGAAAGGCGGCCGACGGGTTCTGTCAGTGGACCGAGATCTGCGTGCCTTCCGCGGCCGACGTCCCTCGCTGGCGGTCGGTGCTCGACGCCGTCCTCGCCCGCCACGACGTCCTGCGCGCGCATCTGGTCGAGGACGCGTTGCGCGTCCCGGACGTCGGCGTCGTGACCGGTGCCGACGTGCTCACCGCCGTCCGTGCGTCCGGCGATCCACGTGCGGTGCTGGACGCGCGAGTCGAGCGGATCGTGGCGCGGATGGACCCGCGCACGGGGCCGCTGCTGCGGGCGGTGCTGGTGGACGCGGGGCCGGAGCGGCCAGGACGGTTGCTGCTGGTGGCCCATCACCTGGTCGCCGACGCGGTGACCTGGCGTGTGCTGCTCGACGACGTCGAACAGGCCTTCCACGGCAACACCCTGCACCGGCGCGGGCAGTCGTTCCTCGGCTGGGCGCGGTCGCTGCGTGCCGCCGCTCCGCATCGAGCGGACGAAGTGCCGTACTGGGGGGAGATCGCCGCCGCGCCGGCGACCACGCTCGGCCGCGCCGGACTCGATCCGGCACGCGACACCGTGGCGACCGCGCGGCATCACCGGATCGACATCGGCGAGGACACCACCCACGCCGTGCTCACCGCGCTGCCCGCGGCCTACCGCACCGGCCCGGACACCGTGCTGCTGACCGCGCTCGCCCGGGCGGTCGCCGCCTGGCGGGGGATCGCGGCCGATCTGCTCGTCGCCGTCGAGAGTCACGGCCGGCCGGGGCACATGCCGGACTTCGCGGGCACGGTGGACCTGGCACAGACCGCCGGCTGGTTCACCGCCGTGCATCCCGCGCGGATCGCCCCGCCCGCCGGATCGCTGCCGGAGGCGCTGCGGGCCGTGCGTGACCATCTGCGCGCGGCGGGAGACGGCCTCGGGCACGGAATCCTCGGCGTCGGCGGCCCACGGCCCGAGATCGCCTGGAACTATCTCGGCCGGTTCCCCGAAGCTCCGGTGGAGGAGACCCTGTGGCAGCGCCCGCCGGACGCCGATCCGCTCGGTTCCGGCGGCGGCGCGGAGATGCCGCTGCCGTACGCGCTGACGGTGAACGCGATGGTTCCGGACGGCGGCACCCTCGGCGTCCGCTTCACCTGGCCGTCCGCGTTGTTCACCGAGGACGAGATCGCCGTGCTGGGCGAGCACTTCCGGCGCGAACTGGACGCCCTCGCCGCCGATGTGCCGGGGCCCGGTGAGGTCCTGCCGCTGACGCCGTTGCAGGAAGTGATCCTGCGCGAGTCCCGCGCGGCGGAAGAGGACCCGTATCCGGTGCAGGCCGCGTTCACGTTGTCCGGCGACCTCGACGTCGAGGCGCTGCGGACGGCGGCGACGGCGCTGGTGCGACGGCAGCCGAACCTGGGCGCGGTGTTCCCGGCGTCGCACGAGGTCCAGGTGATTCCGGTCGAGCCGAGGGCCGGTTTCCGGGTCCGTGAAGTGTCCGAATTGGACACCGCGCTGGACGAGGAACTCGCCGAGCCGTTCGACCTGGCCCACGGTCCGCTGTGGCGGGTCGCGGTGCTGCGGCACGGACCCGGCAGCCAGACCCTCGTGCTGACCGGTCACCATCTGCTGTCCGACGGCTGGTCCGCACCACGGATTCTCGGTGAGCTGTTCGCGCTCTACGCGGGAAAGCCGTTGCCCGAGCCGGTCCCGCCGACCCGGTACACCCGCCTGCTCGCCGCGGCCGACCACTCGGCCGACATCCGGGCATGGCGGGTGGAGCTCGACGGCCTGCCCGAAGGCGACCATCTGCCGCGTACCGGCGGATCGGGTGATCCCGCTCTGTTCACCGTGGACGGTCGGCTGGTCGCGGAACTGACCAGGCTGGGTTCGTCGCGCGGCCTCACCGTCAACACCCTGTTGCAGGGTGCCTGGGCGGCCGTGCTCGCCACCCACGCCGGGCGCCCGGACGTCAGTTTCGGTGTGATGACCTCGAACCGGACGTCCGATGTGGACGGTGTCGAAGAGATCATCGGCCTGCTGGCGAACAGCGTCCCGGTGCGGGCCCGGTTCACCGGGACGGTCGCCGAGGCCCTCGCCGATGTGCAGGCACGGCAGCAGGCGATGGCCGCCCACCACCGGATCGGCCTGCCCGAACTCGCGTCGCTCGCCGGCCGTGAGCGGCTGTTCGACAGCCTGCTCGTGTTCGAGAACTACCCGGTGGACCCGGCGAAGCTGCGCGAACCCGCACCCGGCCTGACCGTCTCCGGGACCAGGTTCCGGGAACGGACACACCATCCGGTGAGCGTCACCGTCGTTCCCGGCGAGCACGGCTGGGAAGGTGTCCTGTACGCACGGGACGCCGACGCGCGGTCGCTGGCCGGAGCTCTCGTCGGGTTCCTCCGGGAGCTGCCGTCCTGGCTGGACGGCGACGCCGCCCGGTTCGTGGGCGAACGGTGA